The Patescibacteria group bacterium genome includes a region encoding these proteins:
- the gatC gene encoding Asp-tRNA(Asn)/Glu-tRNA(Gln) amidotransferase subunit GatC, with protein sequence MKLKREEIKYIADLARLELTDEELKKYGSQLSAVLNYFEQLKEVDTIDIEPTAQVTGLENALREDVKEDWNKIEAGEALRQAPELENEQIKVKRVLG encoded by the coding sequence ATGAAGTTAAAAAGAGAAGAAATAAAATATATTGCGGATTTAGCTAGGTTAGAATTAACGGATGAGGAATTAAAAAAATACGGCAGCCAGCTGTCGGCTGTTTTAAATTACTTTGAACAGTTAAAAGAAGTTGACACGATTGATATTGAGCCGACGGCCCAGGTTACCGGCTTGGAAAACGCTTTGCGCGAAGATGTTAAAGAAGATTGGAATAAAATTGAAGCTGGAGAAGCGCTTAGGCAGGCGCCGGAATTGGAGAATGAGCAGATTAAGGTGAAGAGAGTGCTTGGA
- a CDS encoding GxxExxY protein — protein MNQEEDSEVLYKDLSYKIVGILYEVYNELGCGYPEKIYENAIAKSLLENGINYKRQAPYRIMFYGETIGRNYIDFIIEDIIVLEIKRGDYFSRKNIEQIKKYLAVTGMKLAILAHFTSNGVKIFRAFNPNNKYL, from the coding sequence ATGAATCAAGAGGAGGATAGCGAAGTACTTTATAAGGATTTAAGCTATAAAATAGTAGGAATATTATATGAAGTTTATAATGAATTAGGTTGTGGTTATCCGGAGAAAATCTATGAAAACGCTATAGCTAAAAGTTTGCTTGAGAATGGAATTAACTATAAAAGGCAAGCGCCTTATCGGATAATGTTTTATGGAGAAACTATCGGCAGGAACTATATTGATTTTATTATTGAGGATATAATAGTATTGGAAATCAAAAGAGGAGATTATTTCTCGAGAAAAAATATTGAGCAAATAAAAAAGTATTTAGCCGTAACGGGAATGAAGCTAGCTATTTTAGCCCACTTTACCTCTAATGGCGTTAAGATTTTTAGAGCCTTTAATCCTAATAATAAATATTTGTGA
- the ligA gene encoding NAD-dependent DNA ligase LigA → MNKVDIKKRIAKLKKEIDHHRYLYHVLDKIEISDAALDSLKNELAKLERENPEFITADSPTQRVGGKPLDKFVKVVHSRPMMSLFDSFSEEDMKDWEERIEKLIPPAPLSKGGNNLTPLHPPPAGRRALSKGGKFDYYCELKLDGLAVTLKYKKGVFIQGATRGDGKVGEDVTQNLKTIESIPLRLREPQESELKKIGLEAGQIKRVLAALEKGEIEVRGEAVMTRQVFNELNEKYKKESKPQLANPRNGAAGSIRQLNPKLSAERKLSFYVYSLATDFGLASHEQEHKLAEVFGFKVLKENKYCRDLSEVFKFHDYWEKNREKMPFECDGVVVVVNDLKLWPVLGFVGKGPRYMMAYKFAALQATTKIKEVVWQVGRTGTLTPTALMEPARVGGVTITHATLHNMDEIKRLGVKIGDTVIIQRAGDVIPKVVKVLPNLRSGGEKEIKAPKICPMCESEVVKAPGEVAYRCPNKNCYAVNLRRLTHWSSKNAVDIPGLGPKIIEQLMKEGLVRDISDFYNLTVGDLEPLERFAEKSADNLIRAINDKKNIDLPRFIYGLGIRHVGEESAIELAKRFGSLEKMKKASLEKTEGIYDFGHIMAKSVYDWFNNKHNLELLEKLEKSGVKAKTLAGGGRKQILADKTFVLTGTLDSLTREQAKVKIRELGGDVSSSVSKKTDYVVAGAEPGSKYEKGKKLGVKIVDEEEFLKMI, encoded by the coding sequence ATGAATAAAGTTGATATAAAAAAACGAATAGCCAAACTAAAAAAAGAGATTGACCATCATCGCTATCTTTATCATGTTTTGGACAAAATTGAAATAAGCGATGCGGCTTTAGACAGTTTAAAAAATGAGTTAGCTAAATTGGAGCGGGAAAATCCGGAATTCATTACGGCTGATTCACCCACGCAAAGAGTGGGCGGCAAGCCCTTGGATAAATTCGTTAAAGTGGTTCATTCCCGGCCCATGATGTCTTTATTTGATTCTTTTAGCGAGGAAGATATGAAAGATTGGGAGGAGAGAATAGAAAAACTAATCCCCCCAGCCCCCCTTTCGAAAGGGGGAAACAATTTAACCCCCCTACACCCCCCGCCTGCCGGCAGGCGGGCCCTTTCAAAAGGGGGCAAGTTTGATTATTATTGCGAGCTTAAATTAGACGGCTTAGCCGTTACTTTAAAATATAAAAAAGGAGTTTTTATTCAGGGGGCGACTCGCGGGGACGGCAAGGTTGGCGAAGACGTAACCCAGAATTTAAAAACCATTGAAAGCATACCTTTGCGATTGAGAGAGCCGCAGGAAAGTGAATTAAAAAAAATAGGGCTGGAGGCCGGGCAAATAAAGCGGGTTTTAGCGGCTTTGGAAAAAGGGGAAATAGAAGTGCGGGGAGAGGCGGTAATGACCAGGCAAGTCTTTAACGAGCTTAATGAAAAGTATAAAAAAGAAAGCAAGCCTCAACTGGCTAATCCGCGCAACGGAGCCGCCGGATCAATCAGGCAGCTTAATCCCAAACTTTCAGCGGAAAGAAAATTAAGCTTTTATGTTTATTCCTTGGCGACCGATTTTGGCTTAGCCAGCCATGAGCAGGAACATAAATTGGCGGAAGTTTTTGGTTTTAAAGTGTTGAAAGAAAATAAATATTGCCGGGATTTATCCGAAGTTTTTAAATTTCACGATTATTGGGAAAAAAATCGGGAGAAGATGCCATTTGAATGCGACGGCGTGGTCGTGGTGGTAAATGATTTAAAATTATGGCCGGTTCTTGGGTTTGTGGGCAAGGGGCCGCGCTATATGATGGCCTACAAATTTGCCGCTTTGCAGGCAACGACAAAAATTAAAGAGGTTGTCTGGCAGGTGGGCCGGACCGGAACTTTAACCCCGACTGCGTTAATGGAGCCGGCGCGGGTCGGCGGGGTTACAATTACCCATGCCACTTTGCATAATATGGACGAGATAAAGCGTTTGGGAGTGAAAATCGGCGATACGGTTATTATCCAGCGGGCCGGAGACGTTATCCCGAAAGTGGTAAAAGTTTTACCTAATTTGCGCTCGGGAGGAGAAAAGGAAATTAAAGCGCCAAAAATTTGTCCAATGTGCGAGAGCGAGGTGGTAAAAGCGCCGGGCGAAGTGGCTTACCGTTGTCCTAATAAAAATTGCTATGCTGTTAATCTTCGGCGTTTAACTCATTGGTCTTCCAAGAATGCGGTTGATATTCCCGGCTTAGGCCCGAAAATTATTGAGCAATTAATGAAAGAGGGATTGGTTAGAGATATAAGTGATTTTTATAATTTAACAGTTGGTGATTTAGAGCCTTTAGAAAGATTTGCGGAAAAGTCAGCGGATAATTTAATAAGGGCTATTAATGATAAGAAAAATATAGATTTACCCCGCTTTATTTATGGTTTAGGCATAAGACATGTAGGCGAAGAATCGGCGATTGAACTGGCGAAAAGATTTGGCAGTTTAGAAAAAATGAAAAAAGCTAGTTTAGAAAAAACTGAGGGGATCTATGATTTTGGCCATATTATGGCTAAGAGTGTTTATGATTGGTTTAATAATAAGCATAATTTAGAATTGCTGGAAAAATTAGAAAAAAGCGGCGTGAAAGCTAAAACTTTAGCTGGCGGAGGCAGAAAGCAAATTTTAGCAGATAAAACCTTTGTTTTAACCGGGACCTTAGATAGTTTGACAAGGGAACAGGCAAAAGTTAAGATAAGGGAGTTGGGAGGGGATGTGTCTTCATCAGTCAGCAAGAAAACTGATTATGTGGTGGCCGGAGCAGAGCCGGGGAGCAAATATGAAAAAGGCAAAAAATTAGGAGTGAAGATTGTTGATGAAGAGGAGTTTTTAAAAATGATTTAA